The Tamandua tetradactyla isolate mTamTet1 chromosome 23, mTamTet1.pri, whole genome shotgun sequence genomic interval CAAAATCAAGAAAGACTTCTGGAAGGGCAGCGGCTGTATGTTGGGCCAACAGGAAGTGAAGAACCTTTGGAGGTTCTTCACTCCTTTATACAGGAGGCCCTGTATAAACTGGAGGGTCCTTGGGCTGGTACCCAACAGTGAGCCATCTATCATCAGGGTGACTCTGGGGGACCCCTGGTCTGTGAGGAAGGCGGCCGCTGGTTCCAGGCAGGAATCACCAGCTTTGGCTTTGGCTGTGGACGGAGGAACCGCCCCGGGGTCTTCACTGCTGTGGCTCCCTATGAGGCATGGATCCGGGAACAGGTCATGGGCTCAGAGCCTGGGCCTGCTTTCCCAGCACAACACCCTGGGCTCCAGTCAAGCTCCCCAGAGCCCACGAAGGAGAACTGCACTATAGCCTTGCCAGGTGAGAACGCAGGACCACTGCTTGGGCCTGGAGATGAGAGCTTTGTGTTGGGGTGGAGAATGCTGCAGGTGAGTCCCGGGGGCAGGAGGCCCCCCCTAACCCAGGCCTCTCACCCCTCAGAGTGCGGGAGAGCCCCGCGGCCAGGGACCTGGCCCTGGGAGGCCCAGGTGATGGCGCCAGGTTCCAGACCCTGTCATGGGACGCTGGTGTCGGAAAGCTGGGTCTTGGCACCTGCCAGCTGCTTTCCGAAGTGAGTGCGAACCCACGTCTCCGGCGGATTCTTGCCCCAACCCCGTGGGCCTGAGACAACGTCTACTCAGTTCAGCCCTTCCCCTGGGTCGAGTGCAGGGTCCCGGTCGGAGGTGCAGGGGGATCTAGTCTAGAAAGCAGGATGTAGTCTGGCGGGGACGGGGAGAAGGGGAGTGCAAGTCCTACCCGGGGTGCAGGGCTCTGAGTGCGCGGTCTGAACCCGGGGGCTGCAGACTGGGAAGCAGAACCTGAGCGCGGAGAAACGGAGTCTAAGGCAGGCCTGCAGGGCTCGAGCCCGGTGTGCGGAATCCGGCCCACGACTCCCGCCTCCCCATCCCGCAGCCCCATCAGCTCCGACCAGCCGCCCCGCGACCTGGCCGCCTGGCGCGTGCTGCTGCCCTCGCGCCCGCGCGCGGAGCGGGTGGCGCGCCTCGTGCCGCACGAGAACGCGTCGTGGGACGACGCCTCGGACCTGGCGCTGCTGCAGCTGCGCGCGCCCGTGAACCTGAGCGCGGCCCCGCGGCCCGTGTGCCTACCCCACCCGGACCACTATTTCCTGCCCGGAAGCCGCTGCCGCCTAGCTCGCTGGGGCCGCGGGGGTGAGCCGGGCCCCGGAGCGGGGCGGGACACTGCGGGAGGACGGGTTGCCGGGGGCGGAACCCCGCCGCAGCAAAGGCCCCCCCAACACTTGTCTCCCCAACCCAGAGCCGGCGCCCGGCCCCAGCACGTTGCTGGAGGCGGAGCTGTTGAACGGCTGGTGGTGTCACTGCCTGTATGGCCACCAGGGGGCGTCAGTGCCGCCGCCAGGGGAGCCGCCGCACGCTCTCTGCCCCGCCTaccaggaagaggaggaggcgGGCCGCTGCTGGGTGAGCGGAGGGGGCGGGGCTTGCGGAAGGCGGGTCTGAGCTGAACCCCAGAGGCCGCGGGAGCCGGGGGCGGGGCCTGTAGTctaggggcggggcgggggcggggccatAAGACGCTGAGGGCCGAGCCTGCCCTTGGAGGACTTGTGGAAGGGAGCAGAGACAGGCACTGGCGGGGGGGTGGTTCTTTCTGCTCCTGGGGTTAAAGAAGATGCTAAGATTCCTCCAGCGAGGGCTGAACTCCTATACGAGTTGGAGTCTGGCTGGGAGGTGGAACTTGTCCTGGTTCCGAGTGCCGGAGATTCGGGTCCAGGAGAGCCCCAGGAGCCCTGTTATCCTCTCACACTTGCttgcttacacacacacacacatacagaggcTCCTAACACACACACTCTCTTGTTGCAGAATGACTCACATTGGAGCCTTGTGTGCCGGGAGGCGGGGACCTGGTTCCTGGCGGGGATTGGGGACCCCTGGAGTAGCTGCCTCCGTCCCCGAGCCTTCTCCCCGCTGCAGCCCCACGGCCCGTGGATCAGCCACGTGACTCGAGGAGCCTACCTGGAGGACCAGTTGTCCTGGGACTGGGGCCCTGAAGGGGAAGAGACTGAGACCCAGACTTGTCCCCCCCCACACAGACCATGGTGGTGAGGAAGGGGCCTGTGGTGGGCTCTGGGGACTCCTCGGAGAACCAGTGCAGTGGGGGAAGTCAGGGGTTCCTGGGGTGCGCAGATCATGGCAGGGGCCTCCGCAGTCAGCTGTGGGACCCCCCCGAATGCGGCCACCTCCTCTCCCCAGCCTGTGGCCTGCGGCCGGAGCCTGCTGAGGTGGGAGTCCTGTGGCCCTGGCTGGCTGAGGTGCATGTAGCTGGTGATCGGGTCTGCACTGGGGTCCTCGTGGCCCCAAACTGGGTCCTGGCAGCCACTCACTGTGTCCTCAGGTGGGTCTCACCTATCTCCTGGGCAACAGGCTGGAGGGATGGATTGGGAGGTGGGCCAAAGGACTATGGCAGCCTGGGGCTGTTCTCCAAAGCTTTAGGGCTTTTACAGCCCAGGGAAGGCCGCTGGGCAGTGTTTTGTGACAGAGAAATTTGGAAGGAGGAATAATGAAGAGTTGGTGGCATGGCTCTTGGAGTCATACCACCCTTTCTCCTGGGCTGGGAAGGACTTCACCAGCAATGGAGGATGTGACATTGGGCCTTGTTCCGACAGGCCGGGCTCTACATCAGTACCCTATATCCAAGTGTatctgggcagggcaggggccagcccccacccccagagccaCCAGGTGTCCCGGTTGGTCATCAGCATCCGCCTGCCCCGGCACCTGGGACTTCGGCCGGCCCTGGCCCTCCTGGAGCTGAGCTCCCGGGTGGAGCCCACCCCATCTGCCCTGCCTGTCTGTCTCCACCCAGGGGGAGTTCCCCCGGGGGCCAGCTGCTGGGTGCTGGGCTGGCAGGACCCACAGGACCGAGGTGAGCGGAGGGGCCAGGGAGCAGAGCCCTGAGGTCTGGGGGAGAGGAGGGTCAGTACCCTAGGGACAGCCCGTGTTCCTCTCTCTAGTCCCCGTGGCTGCTGCTGTCTCCATCCTGACACCCCGACTTTGTCAATGCCTCTATCAGGGCGCCCTGCCCCCTGGGACTCTCTGTGTCTTGTACACAGAGGGGCAGGAGGACATCTGTGAGGTACGGGGGCTGGGCAGTTCCTGTTCCCGGGAGGGGAAAGGCTGGGCATCTGACCCCTGGAGAGAGAGATCAGGGCCAGGATGCCTAAGGCAGCCAGGCTTGGTGGCTGGACCCAGGGGCAGGTGCAGTAGACCCAAAGGGGTGACTGACTCCTCTGGTCCGGCTCTGACTCTGCAGGTGGCCTCAGCACCCCCCCTTCTGTGCCAAACCAGGGGAGGCTCGTGGGTCCTCACAGGCATGGCTCTTCGAGGGAGCAGGGAACTGTTTGCCTCCATTGGCCCTGAAGAGGCCTGGATCTCCCAGACAGTGGAGGAGGCCCACTTCCTGCCCCCCAGTGGCTCCCCCTACTGGTTCCCCGAGGGCAGTGACCTCTGCCCCCCGGACCTGGCAGGGGCCTCAGGCTCCCCCCAAGCCGCTCTGTTCCTGCTGATACTGACCCCCCTGATCCAGGGCTGAGAAACCTGGGCCTCTGGGTCGCCTCCCCTTTTCCTCATCTCCCCTTTTCCTCATCGCCCCTtctgccccctcacccccagccctccGCTTCCCAGTGGAATGTGGCCCAACCGGCTCCCGGAACCTCAAAAGCAccccacccacctacccacccacccaccaacaCTGGCTTCAGCTAATGCCCAGCTATTTTGGGCCCAGGAATCCTTGGGGGCAGCGGGAGGTGTGAACAATAAAGGTGTAAACACTGACACGTGGCTTCCTGGCATCCCCTGGGGCAGGCTGTGGGGCCAGTAGCATCCTGAGCTAGGGGGAAGCTCCAGGAACTGGGCCCCTCCCTCCTGGGATGGGACCTGAGTCAGGTCTTGGGCTCCCCGGAAATGTGTCCCTGATAACGTGGCAGCTGTCCTTCATTCCTGCCCCAGGGCGGGGGAGGTGGGTGGCCAGCTGGGTGTGTGTCACCTCCCCAGTGGAACTAGCATCCCCAGCCCTAGCTGGGACCTTGCTGCTCCTCCTCCCAGAGCAGAAAGAACCATAGCGGGGGCAGGGTGTGTGTGAGGAGTCTAGGAATCTGGTGTCCATCTGCTGTATCATGTACATAACAGGGATATACACCTTGGGGACATGATATCTTGGACCCTCCAAGGGTCCACCATTTTCACATCCCTCCAAGCACCTCCAGGATTTGGGCCCAGTCAGAGGTCCCTTTTATTCCATCCCGCCAGCTACCTGGCCCACTGCTTTTCCATGCACCAGCTTGTGTTAATTCGACCAACAGTCCCTGCTCACTCTAAGTCACGGCACAGTTGTGGTCCGATTTAAGTGCACTTTATCTAGTGGGGAACAGATAAGGACGTCCCTACAGGGGGTGGTATTTGGGCACAAAGAAAGAGTATATGAGGTCCTGCATTAGGGTCGGAGCCTCAGGGTGGGAGCCAGCTGACGAGAGGGGCAGAGGAATCACCTCTGGGGCTGGGGTCAAGATCTCtgggtgtaaaaaaaaaaaagatttctgggtggggggtgggggtagggagatCTAGAGGGGACTTGAAAGTTCCCACTGGGAAGCCTAGAAGGGGGATGTGTCACTTCTTAAAGGGCCAGCCTCATGCATAGCTTCCATATCCCAAATAGAATATTCCCCTGAATCCCCAGAGGGACATACATCCCCGAGAGCGGCCCCCACCCCACGAACATTTAACATACCCCATGCTCTCCCTAAACCTACCCACAATCTCCAGAgcctttctccctcctccccagcttAGACCCTTCCTGGAGTCAGCCCTCCACTTCCCACTCACCCACCCGGGGAATCCCATGACCTCCAACCTTGAAGTCTTGGCTCAAAGGTGCAGACATCTACTCTTCTAGGAGAAGGAACTAGAAAGTTAGTGgggaattgggggtggggtgggggtggggagggaggtctGGTTTCTTCGTGAACCTTGAGCCCAAATTGACTCAGAGGCTCACAGAGGGCTCAcgtgaccctggccctgcccctcagGCCTCCTTCCCCGGATCTTGTACCACCTGCACCCTCCACTTTCAAAGGCTTGGCTTAGACCACCTCGTGCCCTGCAAACACCTATACATGACGCCCCTAGGTCTCAGCTCTAAAGGTGCTTCCTGGTACGAATGCCTACCTCAGTCAAGCCCCCAAAGACCCCCTCATTGGCCACCAGGATTCTTAGTTTGCAATCATTCCATAATTGTTTGTGTGATGACGTGATTCAAGTCCATCACCCCCACCTCGCCGTGAGCTCCGGGAGGGCAGGGATCCTGTCCATGTTACTTGCCAGGCCCGGAACGACCTCGGTCGTCGTCGgcgctcagtaaatatttgtgggatGATTGGCACCGCCAGGCGCTCACTCACAGGCACACGAGGCTGCCAACACTGCAGGAGGAGCCCGGAACCACCTAGCCTGGGACAGCCCCTAGCGCCCTGGCTGCAGACACCTGTCCCAGCAGGGAGGGAGGAGTGCCTGTGGACCCTGGGTAGCCCAGGCCGGGCCAAGCCCgccccggggtggggggtgggcggtGCACCACTGATCCGTTAGAGCTGGTGGCCAGGGGAGCGAGGGGACGGTGGTCACAAGAGGCCAGGTGGGTGCCGGGCTATCAGTCCTGTCTGGGGGCGCTCTGGCTGGGCAGCCACTCGGGGTTCTCCCTGCCTTCCCTCTCCTGGGCCTTTCCCAGGCCCCTCCCAGCCTGGGGATCTGGGAGGACTCAGGTGGTCCGGAGGCAGCAGGAGAGCCAGAGGTGTGGCGCGGGGAGGGCGGGGCCAGGGGAGGGGCGGGCAGGTAGGTGCCCCCCCCCTCCAGGAGCTGCCTCTTGGAGGAGGGCTCTGTGTAGTCAGGCGGTGCTGGAGACGAGCCCTCACTGTGGGCAGTGGAGACCCGGAGCGTCCCTGCGCCCGGTTCCTGCCTCGAAGCCAACCTTGGACACTTGATCCTCCCTCCCAGAGTGGATTCCGGGATCCCTCCCCTCTGGGCCCGACGCCTGCATCCTGCCTTCGAAACCAGCCTCAGACGCTCCCTTCCCCTGGGTGCCTGGGGTCTCCCCGAGGGGCCTTTGTCCTGGGCCATGGCCCAGAGGTTGGGCCTGGGGCCCGGGAGACGGAAGGCGGTGGTCTTTCTGTTCCTGTTTGCATTATTCCGGTCTGGGATAGGTGAGTGAGAAGGTGCGGGAGGGGCTGGGgcgggaggaaggaggaaggcgCAGCGGGGCGCGGCACAGGCGGGCAGAACTTTTTTCTGGGGCGCACCCCTCATCTTGGGCTCAAGAACCCCCTAGATTCAGCCGCCCCACCTGCCGGCCTCCCTTATTCCCTCTGCCTTGGTCTTCCAGAGAAGAGGCAGCTGCTAAAGTTCTAGGAAGTCTGCCTGGCATCCCTGTCCCCTTCTTATTCTCTCCTGGGGCTGATGGGGCCGAAGCTGAGGTTTGCAGGGGAAATGGGGGAGGGAGCTGCCCTCAGATCCCGCAGGTGGGTTTAATGAGGGCCTGACCCACACACCCACCTTCTCGTTCCCTCCTCCCAGTGGCCCTGCCACTTCAAAAATTAAAGTCCTTGCTTgctttatggatgaagaaactaaagTGCAGAGAAGTGTCTTGCCCAGTGTACACGGCCAGTCTCGCTGGGATTTGACCCCAGGCTCTAGAGGTCACTTCGAGGGAAGCATGCCAAGGGTCCCCTTTCTTTGAAGGTGCGCACTGGCTTTAGTCCCGGCTCTGCAGCTTTCTGCCTGTGTCCCTCTGGCCAAGgcccttcagtttcctcacctctaaAAGGGCGCTGATGTCTCTCTCCTGGGGCTGTCGCGAGGGGTCGGTGAGGGAAGTGAAAACTACTTCAGGGCCTGAGAACCATTATTaggtgggagaggaggagggtggcTGGGGAGTTTCCTCTGCTCCACGAAGGTGACTTTGTGAAGGGCAGGTGGGCCCCGCTCCAAACAGCATCCTCCATGGGAACTGGAAGGCTCAGAGCCCACGGCCCGGTTCCCCCGTCCTTTCGTTCATCACATCCCTGTGCCTGGCCAGGCCCTAGGGAACACGGGGAGTTCACCTACGTGGTCCCTGAGGGAACATCCAGGTTGTGGCTGGAACAGTCATGGGCCCGGAAACAGTTGAGGGATAGGGCAAAGCTGGGAGAAGCATAGA includes:
- the PRSS36 gene encoding LOW QUALITY PROTEIN: polyserase-2 (The sequence of the model RefSeq protein was modified relative to this genomic sequence to represent the inferred CDS: deleted 1 base in 1 codon); the protein is MSQHLLFPLVILAISPTPGAFQDSTLSPSQDEPEDLDCGRPEPSARIMGGSDAQPGAWPWQVSLHQREGHHICGGSLVAPSWVLSAAHCFVENGTLAPAAEWSVVLGVHSQDGPLDGAHVRTVAAILVPANYSSVELGSDLALLLLASPARLGPAVRPICLPRASHRFAPGTACWATGWGDVQEADPLPLPWVLQEVELRLLGEAACQCLYSRPGPFNLTFQLLPGMLCAGYPEGRRDTCQGDSGGPLVCEEGGRWFQAGITSFGFGCGRRNRPGVFTAVAPYEAWIREQVMGSEPGPAFPAQHPGLQSSSPEPTKENCTIALPECGRAPRPGTWPWEAQVMAPGSRPCHGTLVSESWVLAPASCFPNPISSDQPPRDLAAWRVLLPSRPRAERVARLVPHENASWDDASDLALLQLRAPVNLSAAPRPVCLPHPDHYFLPGSRCRLARWGRGEPAPGPSTLLEAELLNGWWCHCLYGHQGASVPPPGEPPHALCPAYQEEEEAGRCWNDSHWSLVCREAGTWFLAGIGDPWSSCLRPRAFSPLQPHGPWISHVTRGAYLEDQLSWDWGPEGEETETQTCPPHTDHGACGLRPEPAEVGVLWPWLAEVHVAGDRVCTGVLVAPNWVLAATHCVLRPGSTSVPYIQVYLGRAGASPHPQSHQVSRLVISIRLPRHLGLRPALALLELSSRVEPTPSALPVCLHPGGVPPGASCWVLGWQDPQDRVPVAAAVSILTPRLCQCLYQGALPPGTLCVLYTEGQEDICEVASAPPLLCQTRGGSWVLTGMALRGSRELFASIGPEEAWISQTVEEAHFLPPSGSPYWFPEGSDLCPPDLAGASGSPQAALFLLILTPLIQG